The Planctellipticum variicoloris DNA window TCACTGCGGCTATCGTGGCCATTGCAGTGATCAAGCGTCGCGACACGCCAAAGCAGTGGGGCTTCAGGGAGGTCGTGAAGAACCCGATCTATTGGGCCGAACTCAACCAGGCTCGGCGAGAAGCCGAGAACGCAGCTGCAGATACGAAAAACTGGTCCGACGATGAGGTTTCATCAGCGGCACGACATTTCATTTTCGACGTGACGAGCAGCCGCGAAGCGTGGGGAGAAGCCCGGGTCCTCCGCGAACTGGGCGATCGTGTTCATCAATCAGTCGTGGAGATATTGGGGAATCCAACGCTCTACTCGCGTCTTATTGAACCGAGTAATGAAAGTGTCCTGCCCGAAACGCCCTTCATGCGAGCATGCGACCTGCTGGGAAACGCGCCGCCGGAATCGGCGACAGCAAAGATCGCACCGTTTCTCGTTGATTCGTCTACGGAGATTCGCAAAAACGCCGCGCTGGTCATCGCAAAAACTGGCTCACCGCTCATCGTGCCGCATATTCGGCGCGCATTGTTGGATTCTGACGAGTATGTGCGGTCGTACGCGCTGATGGGCCTGGAGTTCGCTCTGAAGAGGAAGGGCCTCGCTACAAACGTCTCTACGGAACTCTTTACCGACGTGAGGGACCTCCTCGAGCAGGGGAAAAACGCAGACAACGCAGCAGAGATCCTGTTTCAATTCGACAGCGAACGAGCCAAACAGTACTTCCTGTCACCTCGGGTATTCCGGCCTGAATCCCCCATTCTTCACGAAGTTCTTGAAACGCTCGCGGATGCAAAAGCCTCGGTTCAAAGGGATCGATTGCTCGAGATGATCTCCGCGTTAGAGGCCGAAGACCTGACGTACCCTCGCAATTATTCGCTCCGCGAGGCGCTCCGTCTGCTTGGGCAGCAGCAGAATGCTGCCGATCAGCAGTTCCTCACTGACCGGACGGCGCACGACGATGCTGACGTTTCTGCAGGAGCGTCAGCCGGGCTTCTGTGCTTTCATGGACTTGACGGATTCGACAAGCGGATCTGGGAGGCGGTGGAAAAGGCAGGATATGAGTCCTTGCATTCTTATCAGCAGTTTTACATCGCCGTCATCGTCTGCAATAGCGAGATCAATAATGGAGGTTTCGCTCAGTATTTCTTTAATTCCAGTGGCGATCATTGGCAGGATGCGCTTGCCGGCTTTGAAGCGACGGGATCAAAGGAGCGTTTGGCGCTCCTGCGGCAGGCCATCGAATTCTTCGGGCCGGCGGGACCCTCAGAAGATCGCGAGAAACGGCAACTCGAGTTGAGCAGGATCTACAAGAAGAACGACGGCGTGTTCGAAGAACTTGAGTCACGATACTACAAGAGCAGCGAGAACGTCGACGTTCTGACGACGCGATTTGTTCTTGCAAATCCTGACCATTTCCGGTGAGTGCAGCGGGGCACCGCCGGCTTGGCCCGAGTGTGCGAGACTGCGGCCGGCACCATCGCAACGAGTCTTCGTCCCACGACGGTACTCGTTGAGTTTCGCGGGAAGATCCGATTGGGGCGGTGGAACTGCGAACGGGCTGAACATTAGACTCTCCGCTTGTCCGGCCCGATTGCGAGTGTCGGCAGAGCCGTTGCGAGGCAGAGCCTCGCTGAGAACGGTTCCCAGGCAGAGCCTGGGAACCAGATACCGGAAGAGGAACAGGCATGGCTGGTGCGTTGGCGGTGATTCTGGCGGCGGGGAAGAGTACGCGGATGAAGTCGGCCCTCCCGAAGGTGCTGCACGAAGTCTGCGGGCGCGCGATGATCGACTATGTCGTCGATGCGGCGCGGGCGGCGGGGGTCGGGAAGATCGTCGCCGTGGTCGGGCATCGGGCCGACCTGGTGCAGGGGTATCTGTCGCGGACGCCGGGGATCGAGTTTGCCCTGCAGTCGGAGCAGAAGGGGACTGGGCATGCGGTGATGATGTGCCGGGAGCAGCTCGCCGCCCATCACGGTCCGGTGCTGATCCTGGCGGGGGATACGCCGCT harbors:
- a CDS encoding DMP19 family protein; this translates as MAILHSPALWVALLVTAAIVAIAVIKRRDTPKQWGFREVVKNPIYWAELNQARREAENAAADTKNWSDDEVSSAARHFIFDVTSSREAWGEARVLRELGDRVHQSVVEILGNPTLYSRLIEPSNESVLPETPFMRACDLLGNAPPESATAKIAPFLVDSSTEIRKNAALVIAKTGSPLIVPHIRRALLDSDEYVRSYALMGLEFALKRKGLATNVSTELFTDVRDLLEQGKNADNAAEILFQFDSERAKQYFLSPRVFRPESPILHEVLETLADAKASVQRDRLLEMISALEAEDLTYPRNYSLREALRLLGQQQNAADQQFLTDRTAHDDADVSAGASAGLLCFHGLDGFDKRIWEAVEKAGYESLHSYQQFYIAVIVCNSEINNGGFAQYFFNSSGDHWQDALAGFEATGSKERLALLRQAIEFFGPAGPSEDREKRQLELSRIYKKNDGVFEELESRYYKSSENVDVLTTRFVLANPDHFR